A stretch of the Candidatus Berkelbacteria bacterium genome encodes the following:
- a CDS encoding inorganic phosphate transporter: MSPELIGVVAIIAVALVFDFTNGFHDAANSIATIVSTRVLTPRQAVVWAAVFNFIAFLVFGTTVAKTIGKGLIEIEQVNQLVIFAGLIGTIGWNILTWWIGLPTSSSHALIGGYAGAAIAKAGFGVIIAAGWTKTLVFIVLAPSIGLILGLILMTLLSWLVARRPPRQVNLWFRRLQLISAALYSLGHGGNDAQKTMGIIASLLVSSGYLQDFAVPLWVVLAAHGAIALGTLAGGWRIVKTMGTRIVKLTPVGGFAAETGSAASLFLATHLGAPVSTTHVITGAISGVGAAARISAVRWGVTLRIVWAWLLTIPCAGLMAFLTYEILRLLIAAF, from the coding sequence ATGTCACCGGAGCTCATAGGGGTAGTGGCGATTATCGCCGTGGCGCTCGTTTTTGATTTCACCAACGGCTTTCACGACGCCGCCAACTCGATTGCGACGATCGTCTCAACGCGGGTTTTAACGCCGCGCCAAGCGGTGGTGTGGGCGGCGGTTTTTAACTTTATCGCCTTTCTGGTTTTTGGCACGACCGTCGCCAAAACAATCGGCAAGGGTCTTATTGAGATCGAGCAGGTCAACCAGTTGGTGATCTTTGCCGGTCTCATCGGCACCATCGGCTGGAACATTCTGACGTGGTGGATCGGCTTGCCGACCAGCTCCTCGCACGCCTTGATCGGCGGTTATGCCGGAGCGGCAATTGCCAAGGCCGGTTTTGGGGTCATTATCGCCGCCGGTTGGACGAAAACGTTGGTTTTTATTGTCCTGGCGCCTTCAATTGGTTTGATTCTCGGCCTCATCTTAATGACCTTATTAAGTTGGCTGGTGGCGCGCCGACCGCCGCGTCAGGTTAATCTTTGGTTTCGCCGCTTGCAACTCATTTCCGCCGCCCTTTATAGTTTGGGTCACGGCGGCAACGACGCTCAAAAAACGATGGGCATTATCGCGAGCCTCCTCGTTTCATCGGGTTATTTACAAGACTTTGCCGTGCCGCTTTGGGTTGTTTTGGCCGCTCACGGAGCGATCGCCTTGGGCACCTTGGCCGGCGGTTGGCGGATCGTTAAAACGATGGGCACGCGGATCGTTAAGCTAACGCCGGTCGGCGGCTTTGCGGCTGAAACCGGCAGCGCCGCTAGTCTCTTTTTAGCGACACACTTGGGCGCGCCGGTCAGCACTACCCACGTCATCACCGGCGCGATCTCCGGCGTGGGCGCCGCCGCCCGAATTTCCGCCGTCCGTTGGGGCGTCACCTTGCGAATTGTCTGGGCCTGGCTCTTAACGATCCCGTGCGCCGGCCTCATGGCCTTTTTAACTTATGAGATTCTCCGGTTGCTTATCGCCGCGTTTTAA
- a CDS encoding DUF47 domain-containing protein yields the protein MAFFPKNIDFFELFDAQAEQLKAAAVLLREVEHVKDLNEHARRVREVEHAADQITHKIFQTLNQTFITPIDREDIIALASRLDDVIDMIDVTVSHLALYHVSPQTREIEQYLNLLDSIIEEVGKAVPELKRGSKGQQTIIKQSEIINFIENQVDQHNRRTIGELVNNSQDPITVIKLKEVYEDLEAIADRCEDVANILETIVVKNQ from the coding sequence ATGGCATTTTTTCCCAAAAATATCGATTTTTTTGAGCTGTTTGACGCGCAGGCCGAGCAATTGAAGGCGGCGGCGGTTTTACTGCGCGAGGTCGAGCACGTCAAGGATCTCAACGAGCACGCCCGGCGCGTCCGCGAGGTTGAGCACGCCGCCGATCAAATCACCCACAAAATTTTTCAAACCCTCAACCAAACTTTCATCACCCCGATTGATCGGGAAGACATTATTGCCCTGGCCAGCCGGCTCGACGATGTGATCGACATGATTGATGTGACCGTCAGTCACCTGGCGCTCTATCATGTTTCGCCGCAAACGCGGGAGATCGAGCAGTATCTTAATCTCTTAGATTCGATTATCGAAGAGGTCGGCAAGGCGGTGCCCGAACTCAAACGCGGCTCCAAGGGTCAGCAAACGATCATTAAACAATCCGAGATTATCAACTTTATTGAAAACCAAGTCGATCAACATAACCGACGGACGATTGGCGAACTGGTCAATAATAGCCAGGATCCGATCACTGTCATTAAACTCAAAGAGGTCTACGAGGATTTGGAGGCGATCGCCGACCGGTGCGAGGACGTGGCCAATATCCTGGAGACGATCGTGGTCAAGAATCAGTGA
- a CDS encoding DUF4325 domain-containing protein, with translation MKKFGAVLTSRQAGREAYAAYSPHLVTLGKNDDLNLNFEGVEALSPSWADEVLTPFLERFGKRLILSSTNNPSVKLTIKTLEQILGKKFKIH, from the coding sequence ATGAAAAAATTTGGTGCAGTCCTCACTTCCCGCCAGGCGGGTCGAGAGGCCTATGCCGCCTATTCGCCCCATCTCGTCACGCTTGGTAAAAACGATGACCTAAATTTAAATTTTGAGGGCGTTGAGGCGCTCTCGCCTTCATGGGCCGATGAGGTGTTGACGCCGTTCTTAGAAAGATTTGGTAAGCGGCTTATTCTCTCTTCAACTAACAATCCTTCAGTCAAACTGACTATTAAAACCCTAGAGCAAATCTTGGGTAAAAAATTCAAGATTCATTAG